A window from Ferroacidibacillus organovorans encodes these proteins:
- the fliP gene encoding flagellar type III secretion system pore protein FliP (The bacterial flagellar biogenesis protein FliP forms a type III secretion system (T3SS)-type pore required for flagellar assembly.) encodes MGAPALSLALPAVLAHAQTSSSGLSIHLAAPTTPSGTVGVLQIILLLTVLSIAPAILIMMTSFTRIIIVLSFVRSALSLQQSPPNQVLIGLAIFLSMFIMAPTFSAVNHNALQPYLAGRISQTAALAEAEQPFKVFMAKQTRVADVQLFLTYRHEKTPSNLTDLPITTLIPAFALSELKTAFQIGFMIYIPFLVIDLVVATTLMSMGMMMLPPVLISLPFKLLLFVMVDGWYLVVRSLLYGFH; translated from the coding sequence ATGGGCGCACCTGCCTTGTCTTTGGCGTTGCCCGCAGTGCTTGCACACGCGCAAACCTCTTCGTCTGGGCTCTCGATTCATCTCGCGGCACCCACCACGCCTTCGGGTACCGTGGGCGTTTTACAGATTATCTTGCTGCTTACGGTGCTGAGTATCGCTCCCGCGATTCTTATCATGATGACTTCGTTTACGCGTATCATCATCGTTTTGTCTTTTGTGCGAAGTGCCCTGTCGCTGCAACAGTCGCCGCCCAATCAGGTGTTGATCGGGCTTGCCATTTTTCTCTCTATGTTTATTATGGCGCCGACGTTCTCTGCCGTGAATCACAATGCACTGCAGCCTTATCTGGCGGGACGCATTTCACAAACCGCGGCACTGGCAGAAGCCGAGCAGCCGTTTAAAGTATTCATGGCAAAACAGACGCGCGTGGCGGATGTTCAGTTATTTCTAACGTATCGACACGAAAAAACGCCGTCCAATTTAACCGATTTGCCAATTACAACGCTCATTCCGGCATTTGCGCTCAGCGAGCTTAAAACTGCCTTTCAAATCGGATTCATGATTTATATTCCGTTTCTTGTGATCGATTTGGTCGTCGCCACAACGCTTATGTCGATGGGGATGATGATGCTTCCGCCTGTGCTTATTTCACTTCCTTTTAAGTTGTTGCTTTTTGTCATGGTAGACGGCTGGTATCTTGTCGTGCGCTCTCTACTCTATGGATTTCACTAG
- a CDS encoding flagellar hook-basal body complex protein, translating to MLRSLYSAVSGMNAYQTSLDVVGNNIANVDTTGFKSGRVEFSDILSQTVSGASSPTANLGGINAQQVGLGVNISAVQNSFTQGADQVTGVPTDIALNGDGFFVVSPQGQLASSTGTPPANSSTVPLYYSRAGNFSVDGAGNLVLPDGSKLMGQFVPANGGTPGPAPTSFSSTNLSAVNLGMPASASGGTNVLLNNYTIGQNGQITLTDPNTGTIVGTYYVPVARVTNPAGMTKVGANLYTTGVNSGGGTIPPLYTPGQNGAASFQSGALEASNVNLTDQFTAMIIAQQAFDANSKVINTDNNILSTVLNLEQQA from the coding sequence ATGCTTCGCTCGCTTTACTCTGCCGTTTCCGGAATGAACGCATATCAGACAAGTCTTGATGTTGTAGGAAATAATATTGCAAACGTCGATACGACAGGATTTAAGTCGGGTCGCGTCGAATTTAGTGATATCCTGAGCCAAACCGTTTCAGGCGCATCGAGCCCGACGGCAAACCTGGGAGGAATCAATGCGCAACAGGTAGGCCTTGGCGTAAATATCTCAGCTGTGCAAAACTCGTTTACGCAAGGCGCAGACCAAGTCACTGGCGTGCCAACAGATATCGCGTTAAACGGCGATGGTTTTTTTGTAGTGTCGCCGCAAGGGCAATTGGCCTCTTCCACTGGAACGCCTCCTGCCAATTCGTCGACCGTGCCGCTGTACTATTCGCGTGCAGGTAATTTTTCTGTGGATGGTGCGGGGAATCTGGTACTCCCGGACGGTTCCAAACTGATGGGACAATTTGTTCCGGCAAACGGCGGGACGCCGGGCCCCGCGCCGACAAGTTTTTCGTCAACGAATCTCTCGGCTGTAAACTTGGGTATGCCTGCATCAGCGTCGGGCGGAACAAACGTCTTGCTGAACAATTACACGATTGGTCAGAATGGACAGATCACCCTGACAGACCCGAATACCGGGACGATTGTGGGTACGTATTACGTGCCGGTGGCGCGCGTTACGAATCCGGCCGGGATGACAAAGGTTGGCGCAAACCTTTATACCACGGGGGTCAACTCGGGAGGCGGCACAATTCCACCGCTTTATACGCCGGGTCAAAATGGCGCCGCAAGTTTTCAGTCAGGTGCGCTTGAGGCGTCAAATGTCAATTTGACGGATCAGTTCACGGCGATGATTATCGCACAACAGGCGTTTGACGCGAATTCGAAGGTGATCAACACGGACAATAATATTTTGAGCACCGTGTTAAATCTTGAGCAGCAAGCGTAA
- the fliQ gene encoding flagellar biosynthesis protein FliQ has protein sequence MNANFVIGLGQQVVLLILELAGPLLLVGLVVGLLISIFQATTQIQEQSLTFIPKIVAVIVVLFLAGPWMLSQITDFTSNILGNLGQFVN, from the coding sequence GTGAATGCGAACTTTGTGATTGGGTTGGGCCAACAGGTTGTTCTATTAATCCTAGAACTTGCCGGGCCGCTCTTGCTGGTGGGGCTTGTCGTCGGGCTTTTGATCAGTATTTTTCAGGCCACGACGCAGATTCAGGAGCAATCCCTGACATTTATTCCGAAGATCGTCGCAGTCATTGTCGTTCTTTTCCTTGCTGGACCATGGATGCTATCGCAAATTACCGATTTTACGAGCAATATTCTCGGCAATCTCGGTCAATTTGTAAATTGA
- a CDS encoding flagellar FlbD family protein, translated as MIALTRMDGSHLIISALMIESIESTPDTVISLTSGRKYVVKELADDVVHKVTVYLQEIGLVGAHAANRHEVSHER; from the coding sequence GTGATCGCATTGACGCGTATGGACGGTTCACATTTGATCATTAGCGCATTGATGATTGAGTCGATTGAATCGACGCCTGATACGGTGATTTCGCTCACCTCCGGACGCAAATATGTTGTCAAAGAATTGGCGGACGATGTCGTTCACAAGGTGACCGTTTATTTGCAGGAGATCGGTCTTGTCGGGGCGCACGCTGCAAATCGACATGAGGTGTCGCATGAACGTTAG
- a CDS encoding FliO/MopB family protein, which yields MSAIMVLRYVLSFCFILVLAYYTIRLLGKRVPSAHGRSRVLRIVSAHPLGQNKTLQVVVFDEKTVLLLGVGSDVSCVARFDDEELVARLTRTQRESQIVEPAFSWLQNRLQKQGALTDEAAFSELLSNRIDGIMKYRTQHSD from the coding sequence ATGAGTGCGATCATGGTTTTGCGGTATGTTCTCAGTTTTTGCTTTATTCTCGTGCTTGCCTATTACACGATTCGTCTGTTAGGCAAGCGCGTGCCGAGTGCGCATGGACGATCACGCGTTTTAAGGATTGTATCGGCTCATCCACTTGGCCAGAACAAGACATTGCAGGTGGTCGTCTTTGATGAGAAGACGGTATTGCTTCTTGGAGTAGGAAGCGATGTGTCGTGTGTGGCGCGGTTTGACGATGAAGAACTGGTTGCTCGATTGACGCGCACACAGCGTGAGAGTCAGATTGTGGAGCCTGCTTTTTCGTGGCTGCAAAACCGGCTGCAAAAACAGGGTGCGCTCACTGACGAGGCGGCGTTTTCGGAACTTCTTTCAAATCGGATTGACGGAATCATGAAGTACCGCACACAGCATTCAGATTGA
- a CDS encoding response regulator: MNQTVLVVDDAAFMRMMVKEILTKNGFQVIGEANDGAQAVERYKELRPDLVTMDITMPEMDGIQALREIKAFDPSAKVIMCSAMGQQAMVIEAIQAGARDFIVKPFQAERVVEAVKKTLG, encoded by the coding sequence ATGAATCAAACCGTACTCGTTGTGGATGACGCGGCATTTATGCGCATGATGGTCAAAGAAATCCTTACGAAAAATGGTTTTCAGGTGATCGGAGAGGCCAATGACGGCGCGCAGGCTGTTGAGCGTTACAAGGAATTGCGACCAGACCTTGTGACGATGGACATCACGATGCCAGAGATGGATGGAATTCAGGCTTTGCGCGAGATAAAGGCGTTTGACCCTTCGGCAAAAGTAATCATGTGCTCCGCGATGGGACAGCAGGCGATGGTTATCGAGGCCATCCAGGCTGGCGCGCGCGACTTTATTGTTAAACCTTTTCAGGCTGAGCGGGTTGTTGAAGCTGTAAAGAAGACGCTGGGTTAG
- a CDS encoding flagellar basal body-associated FliL family protein yields the protein MNVRKFSLIFIPVLAVVVLGGAAAYKLFFSSKIHTPPTAAQLQSWQYNVDKITTNLQGSSMIQIQLTLQALSTKVDAELTERNAQLDDVVIGVLHNLSASQIEAPGGRTYMKNLILKRVNAILTTGKITAVYIQNMIVQ from the coding sequence ATGAACGTTAGGAAGTTCTCTCTGATTTTCATTCCTGTGCTTGCTGTGGTGGTTCTGGGCGGGGCGGCCGCCTACAAACTTTTCTTTTCATCAAAGATTCACACACCGCCGACGGCTGCGCAACTTCAATCGTGGCAGTACAACGTTGACAAGATCACGACGAATTTACAGGGCAGTAGCATGATTCAGATTCAATTGACGCTTCAGGCACTCAGCACGAAAGTCGATGCGGAGTTGACGGAGAGAAACGCACAATTGGACGATGTGGTCATCGGTGTGTTACACAATCTCAGCGCTAGTCAAATCGAAGCCCCTGGCGGGCGAACGTATATGAAAAACCTGATTTTAAAACGTGTAAACGCCATTTTGACTACAGGAAAGATAACGGCCGTCTATATTCAAAACATGATTGTTCAGTAG
- a CDS encoding flagellar hook capping FlgD N-terminal domain-containing protein, with translation MTSTGSVSSSTVSPSAALQINVSGTTVPGGALNQNSFLQLLATQLQYQNPLQPTSNTQFIAQLAQFSSLEQMTNVATGETKLQTGLATINSNTQLATAFSIMGDTATVQTGSGVTVSGIVSSVNTQSGAIMVTVGSESYPLQSIVSVTKPGL, from the coding sequence ATGACGTCCACTGGAAGTGTGTCTTCAAGCACAGTCTCACCGTCGGCGGCGCTGCAAATCAACGTGAGCGGCACCACCGTTCCGGGTGGCGCATTAAACCAAAATTCATTTCTGCAACTCTTGGCGACCCAACTGCAGTATCAGAATCCGCTGCAACCCACCAGCAACACGCAGTTCATCGCGCAATTGGCGCAATTCTCGTCGCTTGAGCAGATGACCAATGTTGCGACAGGAGAAACAAAGTTGCAAACCGGTCTCGCGACGATCAACAGCAACACACAACTCGCGACGGCATTTTCCATCATGGGTGACACAGCCACGGTACAGACGGGAAGTGGCGTGACTGTGAGCGGGATTGTCAGTTCAGTGAACACACAGTCAGGCGCGATCATGGTTACGGTTGGCAGCGAAAGCTATCCGCTTCAGTCGATCGTCTCTGTGACAAAGCCGGGACTCTGA
- the flhA gene encoding flagellar biosynthesis protein FlhA gives MSRFVWLPLLGIIGIIAMLVIPIPPTMLDVLLIINLSISLTVLLVAMSIREALDFSVFPSLLLVTTLFRLALNVSSTRLILTQGYAGHVIETFGSFVIGSNAVVGVIVFLILIIIQFIVITRGAERVAEVAARFTLDAMPGKQISIDADLNSGLINEAEARQRRKAIEQEADFYGAMDGASKFVKGDAIASMIIVAVNIIGGFIVGMAQLNLSFSQAISQFTQLSVGDGLVSQIPALLLSTATGLIVTRSATSEHLGKDILQQIFSNSTMLFIVAGLIVLLGVFTPISILPTLPAAILFLIASRRLVRRKKETDARALQEAEQKKTATTKSPESMYALLHIEPIEFEFGYALVPMADRNQGGDLLERVGLIRKQCALELGIVVPMIRFRDNLQLKPNEYIIKIRGTEVARFELVPNHYLAMSGPVSDPMIVGIPTKEPAFGLPAEWVNDTMRERAVLSGYTVVDPPSLIATHLTEILKTHAAELLGRQEVRTLLDAVKERHPVLVEELVPQLLAVGDVQRVLCNLLRERVSIRDLVSILEALADQSRFSRDPDVLSEYVRQRLARQITDQVRSGAPSITAITLSQATERRIQEHLTQGEQGSQLALDPRFTAQLIKNLGEHINRLAALGKNSILLVSPTIRAQLRRVIQRTLPDLSVLSYAELDPDAPIESGGVVNL, from the coding sequence ATGAGTCGTTTTGTATGGCTGCCGCTGCTCGGGATCATCGGGATTATTGCCATGCTCGTCATTCCAATTCCTCCGACGATGTTGGATGTGTTGCTCATTATCAATCTCTCCATTTCTCTCACCGTGTTGCTTGTCGCCATGTCAATTCGTGAAGCGCTTGACTTCTCCGTCTTTCCTTCACTTTTATTGGTGACGACATTGTTTCGGCTGGCTTTGAACGTATCGTCGACACGACTGATTCTCACACAGGGCTATGCTGGCCATGTGATTGAAACATTTGGGAGTTTTGTCATCGGCAGCAATGCGGTGGTCGGAGTCATCGTGTTTCTCATTCTGATCATCATTCAGTTTATCGTCATCACGCGCGGCGCCGAGCGGGTCGCTGAAGTCGCAGCGCGTTTTACACTTGATGCCATGCCCGGAAAACAGATCAGCATTGACGCTGATCTGAACTCGGGGCTTATAAATGAAGCGGAAGCCCGACAAAGGAGAAAGGCGATCGAGCAAGAGGCGGACTTTTACGGCGCGATGGACGGTGCGAGCAAGTTTGTCAAAGGGGATGCAATTGCCTCGATGATCATCGTTGCCGTCAATATCATCGGCGGCTTTATCGTTGGAATGGCACAACTCAATCTTTCATTTTCTCAAGCGATCTCTCAATTCACACAGTTGTCAGTGGGCGATGGCCTTGTCAGTCAGATTCCGGCACTCCTTTTGTCCACAGCGACGGGTCTTATCGTGACGAGGTCAGCGACATCTGAGCATCTTGGAAAGGATATATTGCAACAGATTTTTTCGAATTCTACCATGCTCTTTATCGTGGCGGGTTTGATCGTATTGCTAGGCGTGTTCACGCCCATCAGCATCTTGCCGACGCTTCCTGCTGCAATCCTTTTTTTGATTGCTTCGCGGCGATTGGTCAGACGGAAGAAAGAGACGGACGCGCGCGCACTGCAAGAAGCAGAGCAAAAGAAAACGGCGACGACCAAAAGCCCAGAGAGCATGTACGCATTGCTTCATATCGAACCGATTGAGTTTGAGTTTGGTTACGCCTTGGTGCCCATGGCAGATCGCAATCAAGGCGGAGATCTTCTGGAACGCGTCGGTTTGATCAGAAAACAATGTGCGCTTGAACTGGGGATTGTAGTGCCTATGATACGATTTCGTGATAATCTGCAATTAAAACCGAATGAGTATATCATTAAAATTCGCGGGACAGAGGTTGCGAGGTTTGAACTTGTACCGAATCACTACTTGGCCATGAGCGGTCCGGTCTCTGATCCGATGATTGTGGGCATCCCGACAAAAGAGCCTGCCTTTGGACTTCCGGCAGAGTGGGTCAACGACACGATGCGCGAGCGCGCGGTTCTCTCTGGCTACACCGTCGTCGATCCGCCATCGCTGATTGCGACGCATCTCACTGAAATTTTAAAGACGCACGCTGCAGAACTGTTGGGGCGCCAGGAAGTGCGAACACTGCTTGACGCGGTGAAAGAACGCCACCCTGTCCTGGTTGAAGAGCTGGTTCCGCAACTGCTTGCCGTGGGAGACGTGCAACGTGTATTATGCAATCTTCTGCGCGAGCGCGTGAGTATCCGCGACTTGGTGAGTATCCTTGAGGCGCTTGCCGATCAGTCGCGATTCTCAAGGGATCCCGATGTGCTGTCCGAGTATGTCAGACAGCGCCTCGCGCGACAGATTACAGATCAGGTGCGTTCAGGCGCGCCATCGATAACGGCGATCACGCTCAGTCAGGCGACAGAGCGCCGAATTCAAGAACACTTGACACAAGGTGAACAAGGCTCGCAGTTGGCGCTTGATCCGCGCTTTACGGCGCAGTTGATCAAAAATTTGGGAGAGCATATCAATCGCTTGGCGGCGCTAGGTAAGAACTCGATTCTTTTGGTGTCGCCAACCATTCGCGCACAACTGCGCAGAGTTATTCAACGCACACTTCCAGATCTTTCGGTTCTTTCGTATGCAGAACTGGATCCGGATGCACCGATTGAGAGTGGGGGGGTTGTAAATCTCTAA
- the fliM gene encoding flagellar motor switch protein FliM encodes MPDVLSQDEIDALLTALNSGELTADEIRNESDSGRVRVYDFKRAMRFSKEHTRTISGIYENFSRLLTNYFSAQLRTGVQFSVASIDQLPFEEFMGSIAPITVLHVIDVLPLSGKFLLEVPNSASYAMLDRLLGGQGQYQNVGRRMTEIDMMVLERLFSRTMSALATSWADVAQLQFTYDTLEVNPQFTQIANQSDIVLLVTFSIVIGKTSGIMNLCMPHVVLEPLMQRLTSRFAITQRRNDAEAEASREQLRAQLHSVSVDLQVQLGKTVLPTSDLLRLQIGDVIPLDSRVDESLAVAVEDVVKLKGAPGNFRGHYAVRITDQVEEVRYDEQ; translated from the coding sequence ATGCCGGATGTCTTGTCACAGGACGAGATTGACGCTCTTTTGACGGCGCTAAACTCAGGTGAGCTCACTGCTGATGAGATTCGCAATGAATCGGATTCAGGTCGCGTTCGCGTCTATGATTTTAAGCGAGCCATGCGCTTTTCAAAAGAACACACGCGAACCATTTCGGGGATTTATGAGAACTTCTCCAGGTTGCTTACCAACTATTTCTCAGCCCAGTTGCGCACGGGTGTACAATTTTCCGTGGCTTCCATTGATCAATTGCCGTTTGAAGAGTTTATGGGTTCGATCGCGCCGATCACTGTACTGCATGTGATCGATGTATTGCCCCTTAGCGGAAAATTTTTGTTGGAGGTTCCAAACAGTGCGTCGTATGCCATGCTGGATCGCCTTCTTGGCGGCCAGGGGCAGTATCAGAATGTGGGCAGGCGCATGACCGAGATTGACATGATGGTGCTTGAACGGTTGTTTTCCCGCACGATGAGCGCGCTTGCCACTTCGTGGGCAGACGTGGCGCAACTCCAATTCACATACGACACGTTGGAAGTGAATCCGCAATTTACACAGATTGCTAATCAAAGTGACATTGTGCTTCTTGTCACGTTTAGCATCGTCATCGGCAAAACGAGCGGGATCATGAATCTGTGTATGCCGCATGTCGTACTCGAGCCACTCATGCAGCGGCTAACCTCGCGTTTTGCGATTACACAAAGACGGAATGATGCAGAAGCAGAGGCGTCAAGAGAACAGTTGCGTGCGCAGTTGCACAGTGTGTCGGTGGATCTTCAGGTTCAACTCGGGAAGACGGTACTGCCGACAAGCGACCTGCTTCGCCTGCAGATCGGCGATGTTATCCCGCTTGATTCGCGCGTCGATGAAAGCCTGGCCGTCGCTGTGGAGGATGTTGTGAAGTTAAAAGGCGCGCCAGGAAACTTTCGAGGACACTATGCAGTGCGCATCACAGATCAGGTTGAGGAGGTGAGGTATGATGAGCAGTGA
- the flhB gene encoding flagellar biosynthesis protein FlhB codes for MIRLQLQRFAEKTEQATPKRKQDARREGRVAKSADLTSSLSFLAAILGMSAFGGNLLGAVTRLLQNCLSLFVISASQQTLHIKQLILPGLIQVGLALLPIVATIMLIGILVSFFQVGPLFTLSSIMPDFSKINPLEGTRRLFSLNAVIELIKSILKLSLIGVALYAAVVHTQVQYAFLMESSTPVIIDSYLTNANTILLYSAVMFAAVSVGDYFYQRHHFSQSLRMSRQDVRDEQRDQEGNLQMRRRIREQGRVMARRRMMQKVPKADVIITNPTHFAVALLYDAKTMLAPQVVAKGIDETAQRIREVARQHDVPIVENKPLARALYQTVELDEFVPGSLFQAVAEVLAYVYRLRGHALS; via the coding sequence GTGATTCGACTCCAATTGCAGCGTTTCGCAGAAAAAACGGAACAGGCCACACCCAAGCGAAAACAGGATGCAAGGCGCGAGGGACGTGTCGCAAAAAGCGCGGACCTCACTTCAAGTCTAAGCTTTCTGGCGGCTATCTTGGGCATGTCAGCCTTTGGCGGCAACCTGCTTGGCGCGGTGACGCGGCTCTTGCAAAATTGCCTTAGTTTGTTTGTTATTTCAGCGAGCCAACAGACGCTTCACATAAAGCAACTCATTCTGCCTGGGCTAATTCAGGTGGGGCTTGCACTCTTGCCGATTGTCGCGACCATCATGCTGATCGGAATTCTCGTTTCTTTTTTTCAAGTTGGACCGCTCTTTACGCTTTCGTCGATCATGCCCGATTTTTCGAAGATTAACCCACTTGAAGGAACCCGTCGCCTGTTCTCCCTAAACGCGGTCATTGAGTTGATCAAGTCGATTCTCAAACTGAGCTTAATTGGCGTGGCGCTCTATGCCGCGGTGGTGCATACACAGGTTCAATACGCATTTCTGATGGAGTCATCAACACCCGTTATCATTGATTCCTATTTGACAAACGCTAACACCATCTTGCTTTACTCCGCAGTCATGTTTGCCGCTGTATCGGTTGGCGATTATTTTTATCAGCGCCATCATTTTTCCCAGTCGTTGCGCATGTCACGGCAGGATGTGCGTGATGAGCAGCGCGACCAAGAAGGAAATCTGCAAATGCGCCGAAGAATACGCGAACAGGGGAGAGTGATGGCACGCCGGAGAATGATGCAGAAGGTGCCAAAAGCAGATGTGATCATCACAAACCCCACCCATTTTGCCGTCGCGTTGCTCTATGACGCAAAAACGATGCTTGCTCCCCAAGTGGTGGCCAAAGGCATTGACGAGACAGCACAGCGAATTCGCGAGGTGGCGCGTCAGCACGACGTGCCAATTGTCGAGAATAAACCGCTTGCGCGAGCGCTGTATCAGACTGTTGAACTGGATGAATTCGTGCCGGGGTCACTGTTTCAGGCGGTTGCAGAGGTTTTGGCCTATGTGTATCGCTTGCGCGGGCACGCACTCTCCTAA
- the fliY gene encoding flagellar motor switch phosphatase FliY produces the protein MMSSDFLSQDEIDALLRGEAVKAEELENAETLSEMECDAIGEIGNIAFGTAATTLSMLLRHKVNITAPRVSVIRPTDISMDMSIPHIAARVDYTEGLNGSNVLAIKQTDAQIIADLMLGGDGSNPSPEVSEMHLSAVAEAMNQMMGSAATSMSTMLMRTVNISTPHVKTITSLDSDANDYLPQGSSLVRILFRLQVGELIDSNIIQILSMEFAHELVATLMAQSYGSYESQAPVAPAEPILATPNAAVRSAYAQAAQIAQPTASVASQSGVQTQGFAMESAVETVPPERVERAVFAPLEDRPYGEGIKNLDLLMDVPLGVTVELGRAKKLLRDVLDMSIGSVLELETLAGEPVDILVNRKRIARGEVVVIDEHFGVRVTDILSPVERVKRLQ, from the coding sequence ATGATGAGCAGTGATTTTCTCTCGCAGGATGAGATTGACGCGCTGCTTCGCGGTGAGGCGGTAAAAGCTGAGGAACTGGAGAACGCCGAAACGCTTTCCGAAATGGAATGTGACGCGATTGGCGAAATCGGAAACATTGCGTTTGGCACTGCGGCGACGACGCTGTCCATGTTGCTGCGCCATAAAGTAAACATCACGGCGCCGCGCGTAAGTGTGATACGACCAACCGACATTTCAATGGATATGTCCATTCCTCACATTGCGGCGCGTGTCGATTATACAGAGGGGCTAAACGGTTCGAATGTGTTAGCCATCAAACAGACGGATGCGCAGATCATTGCAGATTTAATGCTGGGGGGTGACGGCAGCAACCCATCGCCCGAAGTGAGTGAAATGCATTTGAGCGCAGTTGCGGAAGCGATGAATCAGATGATGGGCTCGGCGGCTACGTCCATGTCGACAATGCTCATGCGAACGGTCAACATATCGACACCGCATGTCAAAACGATCACTTCACTTGACTCGGATGCCAATGATTATCTCCCTCAGGGAAGCTCTCTGGTGAGGATTCTCTTTCGCTTGCAGGTTGGCGAATTGATCGATTCAAATATCATTCAGATCTTATCCATGGAATTTGCCCATGAACTCGTGGCGACGCTTATGGCACAAAGTTATGGTTCGTACGAATCACAAGCGCCAGTCGCACCTGCTGAACCGATCCTCGCAACGCCGAATGCCGCCGTTCGCAGTGCCTACGCGCAGGCAGCGCAGATTGCACAGCCGACCGCTTCTGTTGCGTCGCAAAGTGGCGTGCAAACCCAAGGTTTTGCGATGGAATCAGCCGTAGAAACGGTGCCGCCGGAGCGCGTGGAGCGCGCGGTTTTTGCCCCGCTTGAGGATCGACCCTATGGAGAAGGAATCAAGAATCTTGATCTTCTCATGGACGTCCCGCTTGGAGTGACGGTAGAGCTTGGGCGGGCAAAAAAGTTGTTGCGCGATGTGTTAGACATGAGCATCGGCTCCGTCCTGGAACTCGAGACGCTCGCCGGCGAACCGGTTGATATTCTCGTCAATCGAAAGCGGATTGCGCGCGGTGAGGTGGTGGTGATTGACGAACACTTTGGCGTGCGCGTCACAGATATTTTAAGTCCTGTAGAACGCGTCAAACGCTTGCAGTGA